A window from Deltaproteobacteria bacterium encodes these proteins:
- a CDS encoding M20/M25/M40 family metallo-hydrolase: MSAVIDHERIRNFLIELIKIDSLSRQELNVALRLKREVEELGGSVFIDDAGEKVGGNVGNLIAKFPGNNAQAQPLLLSAHMDTVVPGEGIVPILDGDILKTNGKTVLGGDDKSGVAIICEVLRVIRDNNLPCGPIDVVFTICEEAGLIGAKCLDISQLRARTGLVLDSDSVGFLFTRAPAANRMEFRVYGLEAHAGVCPEKGINAIQVAAEGIAQMRLGRIDDETTANIGVVEGGMAVNIVPNLVILKGEARSHSSEKLAAQTEHMQRCLEDAAARHSLELNGKRHQARVEAKIERDYDRMDVPESAPIVQLVHAAAKNLNLDVKTRATGGGCDANVLNQKGLVVANLGTGMRDIHTVNEWLDLKDLYLSAQMVLEIVKLNATGNK, from the coding sequence GTGAGTGCGGTGATCGATCACGAACGGATAAGAAACTTTCTTATCGAGCTGATTAAAATCGACAGCCTGTCGCGCCAGGAGTTGAACGTCGCTCTGCGCCTCAAGCGCGAGGTCGAAGAGCTGGGCGGCAGCGTTTTTATCGACGACGCCGGCGAAAAAGTCGGCGGCAACGTCGGCAACCTGATCGCTAAGTTTCCCGGCAACAACGCCCAAGCTCAACCGCTGTTGCTCTCGGCCCACATGGACACCGTCGTGCCGGGCGAAGGCATCGTGCCGATCCTCGACGGCGATATTTTGAAGACCAACGGCAAAACCGTTCTCGGCGGCGACGACAAGAGCGGCGTGGCGATCATCTGCGAAGTGCTGCGCGTAATTAGAGACAATAATTTACCCTGCGGCCCCATTGATGTCGTGTTCACCATCTGCGAAGAAGCCGGATTGATCGGCGCCAAGTGTCTCGACATCTCCCAACTGCGCGCGCGCACCGGTCTGGTGCTCGACAGCGATTCGGTCGGATTCCTATTCACGCGAGCGCCTGCCGCCAATCGCATGGAGTTTCGTGTTTATGGTCTCGAAGCTCACGCCGGCGTCTGTCCGGAAAAAGGCATCAACGCCATCCAAGTCGCCGCCGAAGGCATCGCGCAAATGCGCTTGGGCCGCATCGACGATGAAACCACCGCCAACATCGGCGTCGTCGAAGGCGGCATGGCGGTCAACATCGTGCCCAATCTAGTGATACTCAAAGGGGAAGCGCGCAGCCATAGCAGCGAGAAATTAGCAGCCCAGACTGAACACATGCAGCGCTGCCTCGAAGACGCCGCGGCGCGGCACTCCCTAGAACTCAACGGCAAGCGCCATCAAGCAAGAGTCGAAGCCAAAATCGAGCGCGACTACGATCGCATGGATGTCCCCGAAAGCGCACCCATCGTGCAGCTGGTCCATGCCGCGGCGAAAAATTTGAACCTTGATGTCAAAACCCGCGCCACCGGCGGTGGCTGCGATGCCAACGTGCTTAATCAAAAAGGTCTGGTGGTAGCTAACCTCGGCACCGGCATGCGCGATATCCATACGGTCAACGAGTGGCTCGATTTGAAGGATCTCTACCTTTCGGCGCAAATGGTTCTCGAAATCGTCAAGCTCAATGCGACGGGAAATAAGTAA